One region of Triticum aestivum cultivar Chinese Spring chromosome 6B, IWGSC CS RefSeq v2.1, whole genome shotgun sequence genomic DNA includes:
- the LOC123134517 gene encoding photosynthetic NDH subunit of lumenal location 4, chloroplastic, with the protein MPPPISPLPLMASSPIPSPPAARPGSGRALAAVVPCNSSASPSSSTSTSSVALAGGRRGVLALGAGFLASAALLCPAGDAGATRIEYFATVGEKLCDMDFAKSGLGYCDVEIGTGVQPKRGELINIHYTARFPDGTVFDSSYKRGRPLTMRIGAGKILRGLQQGIGGGGGVTPMLVGGKRKLMIPPILAYGPEPAGCFSGDCNIPGNSTILYDILLVGIYK; encoded by the exons ATGCCGCCTCCTATCTCCCCGCTGCCGCTCATGGCCTCCAGCCCAATCCCGTCGCCTCCGGCCGCGCGACCCGGCAGCGGCAGAGCCCTCGCCGCCGTCGTGCCCTGCAACTCCTCGGCATCACCGTCATCGTCGACGTCGACGTCTTCGGTGGCGCTGGCTGGCGGCAGGAGGGGCGTGCTCGCGCTGGGCGCGGGGTTCCTGGCCTCCGCGGCGCTGCTGTGCCCGGCCGGGGACGCCGGCGCGACGCGCATCGAGTACTTCGCGACGGTCGGGGAGAAGCTCTGCGACATGGACTTCGCCAAGTCCGGGCTCGGCTACTGCGACGTCGAAATCGGCACGGGCGTGCAGCCCAAGCGCGGCGAGCTCATCAAT ATACACTACACGGCGAGGTTCCCCGACGGGACAGTGTTCGACAGCAGCTACAAGCGCGGGAGGCCACTGACGATGCGCATCGGCGCAGGCAAG ATCCTCCGGGGGCTTCAAcaggggatcggcggcggcggcggcgtgacgcCCATGCTCGTCG GTGGGAAGCGCAAGCTGATGATACCTCCGATTTTGGCATACGGGCCCGAACCAGCAGGCTGCTTCTCAG GGGACTGCAACATTCCTGGGAACTCCACGATACTGTACGACATCCTCCTCGTCGGCATCTACAAGTGA